A window of the Cloacibacillus sp. An23 genome harbors these coding sequences:
- a CDS encoding 4Fe-4S double cluster binding domain-containing protein — MKDFVMGRGADIFGVADMTDAAEFVRETYGEYYASFPRAVSFAIFFPKEVVNEQLAGPTRNYMTVYTALNREIDHISAAAAVRLQKAGYKAYPVAASDYRPAGDMSRLHWRVAEAGGASSFAKVSLDIIGAFGHRTAAVRAGLGWIGKSCSIVNGQVGPRLRLGTVLTDAPFEPDAPVENRCGGCTECAKACPVHALRGRTFDASEPLSERFDVKKCFDFWDDMDKVYGLGGTCGLCLAACPWGK; from the coding sequence ATGAAGGATTTTGTCATGGGACGCGGAGCCGATATCTTCGGGGTCGCGGATATGACGGACGCGGCTGAATTCGTCAGAGAGACCTACGGCGAATATTACGCCTCATTTCCGCGCGCCGTGTCGTTCGCGATATTTTTCCCCAAAGAGGTCGTTAACGAACAGCTTGCCGGCCCTACACGCAACTACATGACGGTCTACACGGCCCTTAACCGCGAGATAGACCATATAAGCGCCGCGGCCGCCGTCAGGCTGCAAAAGGCCGGATACAAGGCGTATCCGGTGGCGGCCAGTGATTACCGTCCGGCTGGCGATATGTCGCGCCTGCATTGGAGGGTGGCGGAGGCCGGCGGCGCGTCCTCGTTTGCTAAAGTCTCTCTCGATATAATCGGCGCGTTCGGACACAGGACGGCCGCCGTGCGCGCCGGGCTCGGCTGGATAGGCAAGAGCTGCAGCATCGTGAACGGGCAGGTCGGGCCGAGGCTGCGTCTCGGGACGGTGCTCACCGACGCGCCGTTCGAGCCGGATGCGCCGGTCGAGAACAGGTGCGGCGGCTGCACGGAGTGCGCGAAGGCCTGTCCCGTCCACGCGCTGCGCGGCAGGACGTTCGACGCCTCGGAACCGCTTTCCGAGCGCTTCGACGTAAAAAAGTGCTTCGACTTCTGGGACGACATGGATAAAGTGTACGGGCTTGGCGGCACGTGCGGACTCTGCCTCGCGGCCTGCCCGTGGGGAAAGTAG
- a CDS encoding ATP-binding protein produces MKANHDGGDAVKLGGSAENRNFFKKFFYEQEFNPMALYKIEPGIDERGAEAVRYLDVNGAYEKVHNVRRKDVVGKTFMEVWPNVEDCWSDIIVRCVRENRAIHCESESVYTDKYLEAIAFPISENRAVTIFLDRTELKKSEEELKQKQKMLLEYQAKLRALAIQLTISEETTRREIATDLHDSIGHSLLSLLLDLRKLKEIYTGNGEAGRIIDNSIKSTEEMITQSRALIFELSPPILLEVGITPALEALADKLLVPHGIKWYVTTRGSIKDYSADDAVCVILYRLSREVLMNVIKHAKATSVHISVNRGPNKIQVVIEDDGVGIRPSIAAKRGKKSGLGLFSIRERLLHIGGDLRIISNESGTTVSMLAPLKLESGAKEEERGE; encoded by the coding sequence ATGAAAGCGAATCATGACGGCGGCGACGCGGTAAAGCTCGGCGGTTCCGCCGAAAACAGGAATTTTTTCAAAAAGTTTTTTTACGAGCAGGAATTCAATCCGATGGCGCTCTACAAGATAGAGCCGGGCATCGACGAGCGCGGCGCGGAAGCCGTGCGCTATCTGGACGTCAACGGCGCCTACGAGAAAGTCCACAACGTCAGAAGGAAAGACGTCGTCGGTAAAACCTTCATGGAGGTGTGGCCGAACGTCGAAGACTGCTGGTCTGACATAATCGTCCGCTGCGTCAGGGAGAACCGCGCCATACACTGCGAGAGCGAGAGCGTCTACACGGACAAGTACCTCGAGGCGATTGCTTTCCCGATTTCTGAGAACCGCGCCGTGACGATATTCCTCGACAGGACTGAGCTAAAAAAGTCCGAGGAAGAGCTGAAACAAAAGCAGAAGATGCTGCTCGAGTATCAGGCCAAGCTGCGCGCGCTAGCGATACAGCTCACGATAAGCGAGGAGACGACGCGGCGCGAGATAGCGACCGACCTCCACGACAGCATAGGCCATTCGCTGCTCTCGCTTCTGCTCGACCTGCGCAAGCTCAAGGAGATATACACGGGCAACGGCGAAGCGGGAAGGATAATCGACAATTCGATAAAATCGACGGAAGAGATGATAACGCAGAGCCGCGCGCTGATATTCGAGCTGAGCCCGCCGATACTGCTCGAGGTAGGCATAACGCCCGCGCTCGAGGCTCTGGCCGACAAGCTCCTGGTGCCGCACGGAATAAAATGGTACGTCACGACGCGCGGCAGCATCAAAGACTATTCCGCCGACGACGCGGTGTGCGTCATACTCTACCGCCTTTCGCGCGAAGTGCTGATGAACGTCATAAAACACGCGAAGGCGACGTCCGTACACATAAGCGTCAACCGCGGCCCGAACAAAATACAGGTCGTCATAGAGGACGACGGCGTCGGAATAAGGCCCTCTATCGCGGCCAAGCGCGGAAAGAAATCCGGCCTCGGACTTTTCAGCATAAGGGAGCGGCTGCTGCACATCGGCGGAGACCTGCGCATAATCTCGAACGAATCCGGCACGACCGTCTCGATGCTCGCGCCCCTGAAACTTGAATCAGGCGCGAAAGAGGAGGAACGCGGCGAATGA
- a CDS encoding BCCT family transporter encodes MAEKNTAQKSNSVYYISIAITIAVVAWGLISPEGFGAFASGLNGFLTKYYGWGYLLTMNVFVVFCLFIGCSRFGKKRLGPEDSRPEYSNLSWVAMLFSAGMGVGLVFYGAAEPLTYFASAPLGAEPGTIQAARDAMQVTVFHWGLHPWAGYSVIALPLAYYQFRHNAPGLISTIFIPLVGEERVRGAFGKTVDILAIFATLAGLTTSLGLGTLQLNSGLMELFGVSQTTMVQLLIIAFLVVLYTGSAVLGIDKGIKFVADWNIRICFVIMAALFCVGPTLTILNATLMSFGDYVSGLVKESFMTAPYGGSYEAHLRSWTLYYWAWWIAWAPFSGSFIARISRGRTIREFIAGVLIVPALGSLTWFGIFGTSALKLELVDKIGISAAVLNDISVGVFKMLGQYMGGYAMSILMLVLIVTFFVTSANSGTYVLSMYSTEGSLNPPKSKMLVWGILMGALAMVLLLTGGLQNLQTVSLAAAMPFSIVMLCSCWAFWKVLIREEQAEQSK; translated from the coding sequence GCCTGAACGGCTTCCTCACGAAATATTACGGCTGGGGCTATCTGCTTACGATGAACGTCTTCGTCGTCTTCTGCCTTTTCATCGGATGCAGCCGCTTCGGCAAAAAGAGGCTTGGCCCTGAAGATTCGCGTCCCGAATACAGCAACCTCTCGTGGGTCGCGATGCTCTTCTCGGCCGGCATGGGCGTCGGCCTCGTCTTCTACGGAGCCGCCGAACCTCTCACGTACTTCGCCTCCGCTCCGCTCGGCGCAGAGCCCGGCACGATACAGGCGGCGCGCGACGCTATGCAGGTGACGGTCTTCCACTGGGGGCTTCATCCGTGGGCCGGCTATTCCGTCATAGCCCTTCCGCTCGCCTATTACCAGTTCCGCCACAACGCGCCGGGACTCATAAGCACGATATTCATCCCGCTCGTCGGTGAGGAGCGCGTGCGCGGAGCGTTCGGCAAAACGGTAGACATCCTCGCGATATTCGCGACGCTCGCCGGCCTTACGACCTCGCTCGGCCTCGGCACGCTCCAGCTCAACAGCGGGCTTATGGAGCTCTTCGGAGTCTCGCAGACGACGATGGTTCAGCTTCTCATCATCGCCTTCCTCGTCGTACTCTACACCGGCTCCGCGGTCCTCGGCATCGACAAGGGCATCAAGTTCGTCGCCGACTGGAACATACGCATCTGCTTCGTCATTATGGCGGCGCTCTTCTGCGTCGGCCCGACACTCACGATACTCAACGCGACGCTCATGAGCTTCGGCGACTACGTGAGCGGACTCGTCAAGGAATCCTTCATGACCGCGCCTTACGGCGGCTCGTATGAAGCCCACCTCCGCAGCTGGACGCTCTACTACTGGGCCTGGTGGATCGCTTGGGCGCCCTTCTCCGGCTCCTTCATCGCGCGTATTTCGCGCGGACGCACGATCCGCGAGTTCATCGCCGGAGTCCTTATCGTCCCTGCGCTCGGAAGCCTCACGTGGTTCGGCATCTTCGGCACATCGGCGCTTAAGCTCGAACTCGTCGATAAAATAGGCATCTCGGCCGCGGTCCTCAACGACATTTCCGTCGGCGTCTTCAAGATGCTCGGTCAGTACATGGGCGGCTACGCGATGTCGATACTGATGCTTGTGCTCATCGTGACCTTCTTCGTCACATCGGCGAACTCCGGCACCTACGTCCTTTCGATGTACTCGACGGAAGGCTCGCTGAACCCGCCGAAGAGCAAGATGCTCGTCTGGGGCATACTCATGGGCGCTCTCGCGATGGTGCTGCTTCTCACGGGCGGACTTCAGAACCTGCAGACCGTATCGCTCGCGGCGGCCATGCCGTTCTCCATCGTAATGCTGTGCTCCTGCTGGGCTTTCTGGAAGGTCCTCATAAGAGAGGAGCAGGCGGAACAGTCTAAGTAA